The Hymenobacter sp. GOD-10R genome includes a window with the following:
- a CDS encoding YegP family protein: protein MLESHFEIFRGADTLYHFHLRNQHADVLLTGHPYFFKPGCYIGIMNIRAYCRPQYLTRSDTPCSYAFLLHDDAGEIIAHGATYHTVSEREQAIEEVLSLAPVAPVVYLGSLVSLELDAR, encoded by the coding sequence ATGCTTGAGTCTCATTTTGAAATTTTTCGGGGAGCCGATACTCTTTACCATTTTCATTTACGAAATCAGCACGCCGACGTGCTGCTAACGGGGCATCCCTATTTCTTCAAGCCTGGCTGCTACATCGGTATCATGAATATCCGGGCATATTGCCGGCCGCAATATTTGACGCGGAGTGATACGCCGTGTAGCTACGCCTTTCTACTGCACGATGATGCTGGTGAAATCATCGCACACGGAGCTACTTATCATACCGTGAGTGAGCGTGAACAAGCTATAGAGGAGGTATTGAGCTTGGCACCTGTAGCACCAGTGGTATACCTAGGTTCCCTAGTATCGCTAGAGCTAGATGCACGCTAA